In Stenotrophomonas sp. ASS1, the following proteins share a genomic window:
- a CDS encoding DUF1415 domain-containing protein, translated as MTDSHLPTDDPIAATRLWLERIVIGLNLCPFAKAVYVKDQVRIVLSDATTPEALVEQLAEELVLLRDTPAEQIDTTLIVHPQVLTDFLDYNDFLDNADAAIEALDLQGILQVASFHPDYQFDGVAADDASNYTNRAPFPTLHLLREDSVARAVDVYPDPDVIVERNIQTLDRIGVDGWHRRLRGEDLT; from the coding sequence ATGACCGATTCCCACCTGCCCACCGATGACCCGATCGCCGCCACCCGCCTGTGGCTGGAGCGCATCGTCATCGGCCTGAACCTGTGCCCGTTCGCCAAGGCGGTGTACGTGAAGGACCAGGTCCGCATCGTGCTCAGCGATGCGACCACGCCGGAAGCCCTGGTTGAACAGCTGGCCGAGGAGCTGGTGCTGCTGCGCGATACCCCGGCCGAGCAGATCGACACGACGCTGATCGTGCATCCGCAGGTGCTGACCGATTTCCTCGACTACAACGATTTCCTCGACAACGCCGATGCGGCGATCGAGGCACTGGACCTGCAGGGCATCCTGCAGGTGGCCAGCTTCCACCCGGACTACCAGTTCGATGGCGTGGCCGCGGACGACGCCAGCAACTACACCAACCGCGCGCCCTTCCCCACCCTGCACCTGCTGCGCGAAGACAGCGTGGCACGCGCGGTGGATGTTTATCCGGACCCGGACGTGATCGTCGAGCGCAACATCCAGACCCTGGACCGCATCGGTGTGGACGGCTGGCATCGCCGCCTGCGCGGCGAAGACCTGACGTGA
- a CDS encoding SDR family oxidoreductase, protein MSTVPPIAAWPAAPLSGKVVLVTGGANGIGRGIAQAVLGAGGRVLIGDLDVEAGEACLAEWQRGEDAAFQRLDITDEASVRDFIAVALQRFGRIDGLVNNAGIAGPHGTGLQDMDWDEWQRRLSSLHGAFLCSKHTLPALTASAAGAIINIASTRAWQSEAHSEAYATAKGGLVAFTHALAISAGPAVRVNSISPGWIGTTAWQAPSQRHAPEYSAIDHAQHPVGRVGRPEDIGALAVYLLSSLSGFTTGQDFIVDGGMTRKMIYAE, encoded by the coding sequence GTGAGCACGGTGCCGCCGATTGCCGCATGGCCGGCCGCGCCACTGTCGGGCAAGGTTGTGCTGGTCACCGGCGGTGCCAACGGCATCGGCCGTGGTATTGCCCAGGCCGTACTTGGTGCCGGAGGACGCGTGCTGATCGGCGACCTGGACGTGGAGGCCGGAGAAGCGTGTCTGGCGGAATGGCAGCGCGGCGAGGATGCCGCGTTCCAGCGCCTGGACATCACCGACGAAGCGAGCGTGCGCGACTTCATCGCCGTGGCCCTGCAGCGTTTCGGCCGTATCGACGGACTGGTGAACAACGCGGGCATCGCCGGTCCACACGGCACAGGGTTGCAGGATATGGACTGGGACGAGTGGCAGCGCCGGCTGTCGTCACTGCACGGTGCATTCCTGTGCAGCAAGCACACGTTGCCAGCACTGACCGCCAGCGCCGCCGGTGCGATCATCAACATCGCCTCCACCCGGGCCTGGCAATCCGAAGCACACAGCGAAGCCTACGCGACAGCCAAGGGTGGGCTGGTGGCCTTCACCCATGCACTTGCGATCAGCGCCGGCCCGGCGGTGCGGGTGAACAGCATCAGCCCCGGCTGGATCGGCACCACTGCGTGGCAGGCACCCTCACAGCGCCACGCGCCGGAATACTCAGCCATCGACCATGCGCAACACCCGGTCGGCCGGGTCGGCCGCCCCGAAGACATCGGTGCACTGGCGGTGTACCTGCTGTCGTCGCTGTCCGGTTTCACCACCGGCCAGGACTTCATCGTGGACGGCGGCATGACCCGGAAGATGATCTACGCCGAATGA
- a CDS encoding M3 family metallopeptidase, whose amino-acid sequence MTVANPLLDFSGLPRFEAIRPEHVAPALDVLLAEAEAAVGTAEQVQPVRWETFVAPLDDATERLWRAWGLVGHLQGVVNTPELREAYNSNLPRVTRFASALGQNLALYRQYQTLAASTEAARFDEAQRKVLDNTLRDFRLGGAELAPEAQQRFAAIKEELSALSAKFSQNVLDATDAWSLIVEDEARLKGLPEDVKAAAHAAAQKDGKSGWKLTLQMPCYLPVQTWGEDRDLREILYRASAQRASEFGDDTLDNSGNIDRILALRAELAALLGFGSYGDYSVATKMAQDPAEVLGFLRDLASRAKPFAAKDRAELEQFAREQLGIDSLQAWDLAFAADRLKQARYSYSEQEVKQYFTEPKVLGGLFSVIEQLYGLRVQEDSAPVWHEDVRFFRLVDAQGALVGQFYLDLYAREGKRGGAWMDDCRNRRARGDGSVQTPLVYLVCNFGRGANGKPATFSHNEVTTLFHEMGHGLHQLLTRIGELGVAGINGVEWDAVELPSQFMENFCWEWDHLQGMTAHVETGEPLPRALYERMLAARNFHSGMATVRQLEFGLFDMLLHSQFEPAQDSVLALLDRVRAEVAVNHPPVWNRFPHQFSHIFAGGYAAGYYSYKWAEVLSADAYAAFEEAPQALAETGARFREEILSRGGSRPAAENFKAFRGRAPQIDALLRHSGMA is encoded by the coding sequence GTGACCGTTGCCAACCCCCTGCTCGATTTTTCCGGCCTGCCGCGCTTCGAGGCCATCCGCCCCGAGCACGTGGCGCCGGCGCTGGACGTGCTGCTGGCCGAGGCCGAAGCCGCCGTCGGCACGGCCGAGCAGGTGCAGCCGGTGCGCTGGGAGACCTTCGTTGCCCCGCTGGACGATGCCACCGAGCGGCTGTGGCGCGCCTGGGGCCTGGTCGGCCACCTGCAGGGCGTGGTCAACACCCCGGAACTGCGTGAGGCCTACAACAGCAACCTGCCACGGGTGACCCGTTTCGCCAGTGCGCTGGGCCAGAACCTGGCGTTGTACCGGCAGTACCAGACGCTGGCCGCCAGCACCGAGGCGGCGCGCTTCGACGAGGCCCAGCGCAAGGTGCTGGACAACACGCTGCGTGACTTCCGCCTCGGCGGCGCCGAGCTGGCGCCGGAGGCGCAGCAGCGCTTCGCGGCGATCAAGGAAGAACTGTCGGCGCTGTCGGCGAAGTTCTCGCAGAACGTTCTTGACGCTACCGATGCCTGGTCGCTGATCGTCGAGGACGAAGCGCGATTGAAGGGCCTGCCGGAAGACGTGAAGGCCGCCGCGCATGCCGCAGCACAGAAGGACGGCAAGTCTGGCTGGAAACTGACCCTGCAGATGCCGTGCTACCTGCCGGTGCAGACCTGGGGTGAGGACCGCGACCTGCGCGAGATCCTGTACCGTGCCAGCGCACAGCGTGCGTCCGAATTCGGCGATGACACGCTGGACAACAGCGGCAACATCGACCGCATCCTCGCCCTGCGCGCGGAGCTGGCCGCACTGCTCGGCTTCGGTTCGTATGGTGATTATTCGGTGGCGACCAAGATGGCGCAGGACCCGGCCGAGGTGCTCGGTTTCCTGCGTGACCTGGCCTCGCGCGCCAAGCCGTTCGCGGCCAAGGACCGTGCTGAACTGGAACAGTTCGCACGCGAGCAACTCGGTATCGACAGCCTGCAGGCCTGGGACCTGGCATTCGCTGCCGATCGCCTGAAGCAGGCGCGTTACAGCTATTCCGAACAGGAAGTGAAGCAGTACTTCACCGAACCGAAGGTGCTGGGCGGCCTGTTCTCGGTGATCGAGCAGCTGTACGGCCTGCGCGTGCAGGAGGACAGCGCGCCGGTGTGGCACGAGGATGTGCGCTTCTTCCGCCTGGTCGATGCGCAGGGTGCGCTGGTGGGCCAGTTCTACCTGGACCTGTACGCGCGCGAAGGCAAGCGCGGTGGCGCGTGGATGGACGATTGCCGCAACCGTCGCGCGCGTGGGGATGGCAGCGTGCAGACGCCGCTGGTCTACCTGGTGTGCAACTTCGGCCGTGGTGCCAACGGCAAGCCGGCGACCTTCAGCCACAACGAAGTAACCACGTTGTTCCATGAGATGGGCCACGGCCTGCACCAGCTGCTGACCCGCATCGGCGAACTGGGTGTGGCCGGCATCAACGGCGTGGAATGGGACGCGGTGGAGCTGCCCAGCCAGTTCATGGAGAACTTCTGCTGGGAATGGGACCACCTGCAGGGCATGACCGCGCATGTTGAAACGGGTGAGCCGCTGCCGCGCGCGCTGTACGAGCGCATGCTGGCTGCACGCAACTTCCACAGCGGCATGGCCACCGTTCGCCAGCTGGAGTTCGGTCTGTTCGACATGCTGCTGCACAGCCAGTTCGAGCCGGCGCAGGACAGCGTTCTGGCACTGCTCGATCGTGTGCGCGCGGAAGTGGCGGTGAACCACCCGCCGGTCTGGAACCGCTTCCCGCATCAGTTCAGCCACATCTTCGCCGGCGGCTACGCCGCGGGTTACTACAGCTACAAGTGGGCCGAGGTGCTGAGCGCCGATGCCTATGCGGCGTTCGAGGAGGCGCCGCAGGCGCTGGCTGAAACCGGCGCGCGCTTCCGCGAAGAGATCCTGTCGCGCGGTGGCAGCCGCCCGGCGGCGGAGAACTTCAAGGCCTTCCGCGGCCGCGCGCCTCAGATCGACGCGCTGCTGCGCCACTCGGGCATGGCGTAA
- a CDS encoding PLP-dependent cysteine synthase family protein, whose product MSQREWVAAAIRKIEADFNRSADTHLIPLALPGFAGIDVYLKDESSHPTGSLKHRLARSLFLYALTNGWLREGRPVIEASSGSTAVSEAYFARLLGLPFIAVIPASTSPEKIAAIEFHGGRCHLVERACDLNCDSEKLARETGGHFMDQFTYAERATDWRANNNIAESIFKQMAEEPSPVPEWIVCSPGTGGTAATLGRYVSYRRHDTRILCADPEVSVFFDGYQAAVAGQQDWRGLTCSGGSRVEGIGRPRVEPSFIPTSVDAMVKVPDALSLAAMRHVSRQLGRRVGGSTGTNFIGVLQAAQWMREAGHQGSIVSILCDSGERYAQSYYDPSWYARQGIDVDGADAQLAAAVAGQGLPELPWCSLEAL is encoded by the coding sequence ATGTCGCAGCGTGAATGGGTGGCTGCCGCCATCCGCAAGATCGAAGCCGATTTCAACCGTTCCGCCGATACCCACCTGATCCCGCTGGCGCTGCCCGGGTTCGCGGGCATCGATGTGTACCTGAAGGATGAATCGAGCCATCCCACCGGCAGCCTGAAACACCGGTTGGCGCGCTCGCTGTTCCTGTATGCGTTGACCAACGGCTGGCTGCGCGAAGGGCGGCCGGTGATCGAGGCCTCCAGCGGCTCGACCGCCGTGTCCGAAGCCTATTTCGCGCGGCTGCTCGGCCTGCCGTTCATTGCGGTGATCCCGGCCTCCACCTCGCCTGAAAAGATCGCCGCGATCGAGTTCCACGGCGGCCGTTGCCACCTGGTCGAACGTGCCTGCGACCTCAACTGTGATTCGGAAAAGCTGGCCCGTGAAACCGGTGGCCACTTCATGGACCAGTTCACCTATGCCGAGCGCGCTACCGACTGGCGGGCCAACAACAACATTGCCGAGTCCATCTTCAAGCAGATGGCCGAGGAGCCCAGCCCGGTTCCGGAATGGATCGTGTGCAGCCCCGGTACCGGCGGTACCGCAGCGACGCTGGGCCGCTATGTCAGCTACCGCCGGCATGACACCCGCATCCTTTGCGCGGACCCGGAAGTGTCGGTGTTCTTCGATGGCTATCAGGCTGCCGTGGCCGGCCAGCAGGACTGGCGCGGCCTGACCTGCAGCGGCGGTTCGCGCGTGGAAGGCATCGGCCGGCCGCGGGTGGAGCCGAGCTTCATCCCGACCAGCGTCGATGCGATGGTGAAGGTGCCCGACGCGCTGAGCCTGGCCGCGATGCGCCATGTCAGCCGCCAGCTCGGCCGCCGTGTCGGTGGCTCCACCGGCACCAACTTCATCGGTGTGCTGCAGGCGGCGCAGTGGATGCGCGAGGCGGGCCACCAGGGCAGCATCGTCAGCATCCTGTGCGACAGCGGCGAGCGCTACGCACAGAGCTACTACGACCCGTCGTGGTATGCGCGCCAGGGCATCGATGTCGACGGCGCCGATGCGCAACTGGCGGCGGCGGTGGCCGGGCAGGGACTGCCCGAATTGCCGTGGTGCAGCCTGGAAGCGTTGTAA
- the gloA gene encoding lactoylglutathione lyase, with protein sequence MTIPALRDVPGVAAQAPAETTGFVFNHTMLRVKDITASLDFYTRVLGYQLIDKRDFAEAQFSLYFLAYVPAGAVVPEDDSQRRVWMAGLPGVLELTHNHGTETQDGAVYHDGNSDPRGFGHICVSVPDIEAACQRFEDLGVTFQKRLTDGRMKNLAFIKDPDGYWVEIISNV encoded by the coding sequence ATGACCATTCCCGCCCTGCGCGATGTCCCCGGCGTCGCCGCCCAGGCCCCGGCCGAGACCACCGGCTTCGTGTTCAACCACACCATGCTGCGGGTGAAGGACATCACCGCCTCGCTGGACTTCTACACCCGCGTGCTCGGCTACCAGCTGATCGACAAGCGCGACTTCGCCGAAGCCCAGTTCAGCCTGTATTTCCTGGCCTACGTACCGGCCGGCGCGGTGGTGCCGGAAGACGACAGCCAGCGCCGCGTGTGGATGGCCGGCCTGCCGGGTGTGCTGGAACTGACCCATAACCACGGCACCGAAACCCAGGACGGCGCGGTCTACCACGACGGCAACAGCGACCCGCGCGGCTTCGGCCACATCTGCGTGTCCGTGCCGGACATCGAAGCCGCCTGCCAGCGCTTCGAGGACCTGGGCGTGACCTTCCAGAAGCGCCTGACCGACGGCCGCATGAAGAACCTGGCCTTCATCAAGGACCCGGACGGCTACTGGGTCGAGATCATCTCCAACGTCTGA
- a CDS encoding VOC family protein, whose protein sequence is METMELHRGRLIDHIQLVVRDLAASRRFYQAVFDTIGIPIAGEGEDYFWADELFISSASSTAAAGQLTGRHHLAFQARDSATVDAFHTAAIAAGGTDNGAPGERPYHPGYYGAFVLDPDGNNIEVVYHGPANYSADSVKVTF, encoded by the coding sequence ATGGAAACGATGGAACTGCACCGTGGCCGCCTGATCGACCACATCCAGCTGGTGGTGCGCGACCTGGCCGCCAGCCGGCGCTTCTACCAGGCGGTGTTCGATACGATCGGCATCCCGATCGCCGGCGAAGGCGAGGATTACTTCTGGGCCGATGAGCTGTTCATTTCCAGCGCCAGCAGCACGGCCGCCGCCGGTCAGCTGACCGGGCGCCACCATCTGGCGTTCCAGGCACGCGACAGCGCCACCGTCGATGCCTTCCATACCGCCGCGATCGCCGCCGGCGGCACCGACAACGGCGCGCCGGGTGAACGCCCTTACCACCCGGGCTACTACGGCGCGTTCGTGCTCGATCCGGATGGCAACAACATCGAAGTGGTCTACCACGGTCCGGCGAACTACAGCGCCGATTCGGTGAAGGTCACTTTCTGA
- a CDS encoding CBS domain-containing protein yields MNVRELLQSKKEAVITIDAEDTIGAAAHKMSANKIAALVVMKDDAPVGIISEKDIVRTLADDGPQAGRRVISSLPSTGLEGIAPEATLKQAMSLMTYSRRRHLMVTEGTRLVGILSLGDIVKNLLGELELEKAVLQDIYMAAH; encoded by the coding sequence ATGAACGTCCGCGAACTCCTGCAATCCAAGAAAGAAGCTGTCATCACCATCGACGCCGAAGACACCATCGGTGCCGCCGCCCACAAGATGAGCGCGAACAAGATCGCTGCGCTGGTGGTGATGAAGGACGATGCCCCGGTCGGCATCATTTCCGAGAAGGACATCGTGCGCACCCTGGCCGACGACGGCCCGCAGGCCGGCCGCCGGGTGATTTCCAGCCTGCCGTCCACCGGCCTGGAAGGCATTGCGCCGGAAGCGACCCTGAAGCAGGCCATGTCGCTGATGACATACTCGCGGCGCCGTCATCTGATGGTCACCGAAGGCACCCGACTGGTTGGCATCCTCAGCCTGGGTGACATCGTGAAGAACCTGCTGGGCGAGCTGGAGCTGGAAAAGGCCGTGCTGCAGGACATCTACATGGCCGCCCACTGA
- the glmS gene encoding glutamine--fructose-6-phosphate transaminase (isomerizing): MCGIVGAIADRDVVPVLIEGLKRLEYRGYDSSGIAVIDHAERPDVRRVRRTGRVSEMATAAEAEGFNAVLGIGHTRWATHGGVTEANAHPHISHGVALVHNGIIENHEEQREKLRALGYTFESQTDTEVIAHLIHHHLKDGDDLLVALQHTVKELTGAYALAVVSRAEPERFVCARMGCPLLIGLGEGENFVASDVSAVISATRKVIFLEEGDTAEIRRDGVRIFDEHDQPIEREVHLSDVSLASLELGPYRHFMQKEIHEQPRALGDTIEAAIDAGGFPAELFGKNAEAVLSGIEGVQIIACGTSYYAGLTARYWIEAIAGLPCSVEIASEYRYRAAYANPKHLIVTISQSGETLDTMEALKYAKSLGHKHTLSICNVPESAIPRASELVCYTRAGAEIGVASTKAFTTQLAALFQLTVVLGKLHGRIDAAQEADYLEQLRFLPGSVQHALNMEPQIAAWAERFARKSSALFLGRGLHYPIALEGALKLKEISYIHAEAYPAGELKHGPLALVDEDMPVVVIAPNDSLLEKVKSNMQEVRARGGELFVFADQDSNFNESEGVHVIRTPRHAGVLSPIVHTIPVQLLAYHTALARGTDVDKPRNLAKSVTVE, from the coding sequence ATGTGTGGAATCGTGGGTGCGATCGCTGATCGCGACGTAGTGCCGGTGCTGATCGAAGGCCTGAAGCGCCTTGAGTACCGTGGTTACGATTCCTCGGGCATCGCGGTGATCGACCATGCCGAACGGCCGGATGTGCGCCGCGTGCGTCGTACCGGCCGTGTGTCGGAAATGGCCACTGCGGCCGAGGCCGAGGGCTTCAATGCAGTGCTGGGCATCGGCCACACCCGCTGGGCCACCCACGGTGGTGTCACCGAGGCCAACGCGCATCCGCACATCAGCCACGGCGTGGCGCTGGTGCACAACGGCATCATCGAAAATCACGAGGAGCAGCGCGAGAAGCTGCGTGCCCTGGGTTACACCTTCGAGTCGCAGACCGACACCGAAGTCATCGCGCACCTGATCCATCACCACCTGAAGGACGGCGACGACCTGCTGGTGGCGCTGCAGCATACGGTGAAGGAGCTGACCGGTGCCTACGCACTGGCCGTGGTCAGCCGCGCCGAGCCGGAACGCTTCGTCTGCGCGCGCATGGGCTGCCCGCTGCTGATCGGCCTGGGCGAGGGCGAGAACTTCGTGGCGTCCGACGTCTCGGCGGTGATCTCGGCCACCCGCAAGGTGATCTTCCTGGAAGAGGGCGACACCGCGGAGATCCGCCGCGACGGTGTGCGTATCTTCGACGAGCACGACCAGCCGATCGAGCGCGAGGTGCACCTGTCCGACGTATCGCTGGCATCGCTGGAGCTGGGCCCGTACCGCCACTTCATGCAGAAGGAAATCCACGAGCAGCCGCGCGCGCTGGGCGACACCATCGAGGCAGCGATCGACGCCGGTGGTTTCCCGGCCGAACTGTTCGGCAAGAATGCCGAGGCCGTGCTGTCCGGCATCGAAGGCGTGCAGATCATCGCCTGCGGCACCAGCTATTACGCCGGCCTGACCGCGCGCTACTGGATCGAAGCCATCGCCGGGCTGCCGTGCAGCGTGGAGATTGCCAGCGAGTACCGCTACCGCGCCGCGTATGCCAACCCGAAGCACCTGATCGTCACCATCTCCCAGTCCGGCGAAACGCTGGATACGATGGAGGCGTTGAAGTACGCCAAGTCGCTTGGCCACAAGCACACGCTGTCGATCTGCAACGTGCCGGAAAGCGCGATTCCGCGCGCCAGCGAGCTGGTCTGCTACACCCGCGCCGGCGCCGAGATCGGCGTGGCCTCGACCAAGGCCTTCACCACCCAGCTGGCCGCACTGTTCCAGCTGACCGTGGTGCTGGGCAAGCTGCATGGCCGCATCGACGCGGCGCAGGAAGCGGACTACCTGGAGCAGCTGCGCTTCCTGCCGGGCAGCGTGCAGCACGCGCTGAACATGGAGCCGCAGATCGCCGCCTGGGCCGAGCGTTTCGCCCGCAAGAGCAGTGCGCTGTTCCTGGGTCGTGGCCTGCATTACCCGATCGCGCTGGAAGGCGCGCTCAAGCTCAAGGAAATCTCCTACATCCACGCCGAGGCCTACCCGGCGGGCGAGCTGAAGCATGGCCCGCTGGCGCTGGTGGACGAGGACATGCCGGTAGTGGTGATCGCGCCCAACGACAGCCTGCTGGAGAAGGTGAAGTCGAACATGCAGGAAGTGCGCGCGCGCGGCGGCGAGCTGTTCGTGTTCGCCGACCAGGACAGCAACTTCAACGAGTCCGAAGGCGTGCATGTGATCCGCACGCCGCGCCATGCCGGCGTGCTCAGCCCCATCGTGCACACCATCCCGGTGCAGCTGCTGGCGTACCACACCGCACTGGCACGTGGCACCGACGTGGACAAGCCACGCAACCTGGCCAAGAGCGTGACGGTGGAGTAA
- a CDS encoding efflux RND transporter periplasmic adaptor subunit, protein MIRDTSAQDQIVSSAPAGTTRANWQRYRWPALGAIALLAGIGWAVYAWSNASRSYDSSRVRIAEVKRGDLVRDIAADGRVIAANSPILYAISAGTVDLKVVAGDVVKKDQELAVIDSPELRSKLAQEQATLAGLEAEASRAALDATLARAKSRKETDQATIERQAADRDLQRYQRGYDGGAVPQIDLAKAKDSLKKADITLANATTDARLQSQGADLDARNKRLLADRQKAVVAEVQRQVDALTLRAPFDGQVGQVQAVQSTNLAANAPVLGVVDLSKFEVEIKVPESFARDLAIGMPAQLTGGNGKPFPGEISAVSPEVVNGEVNARVRFASAQPEGLRQSQRMSVRVLLDTRKDVLKVERGPFVEQGNGIAYVMDGRTAVRRPVELGVSSLGEVEIKSGVQPGDRIVVSGSDLFKDAERVSVN, encoded by the coding sequence ATGATCCGCGACACCTCCGCACAGGACCAGATCGTTTCCTCCGCCCCGGCCGGCACCACCCGCGCCAACTGGCAGCGTTACCGCTGGCCGGCACTGGGCGCCATCGCGCTGCTGGCCGGCATCGGCTGGGCCGTGTACGCCTGGTCCAACGCCAGCCGCTCCTACGACAGCAGCCGCGTGCGCATCGCCGAAGTGAAGCGCGGCGACCTGGTCCGCGACATCGCCGCCGACGGTCGGGTGATTGCCGCCAACAGCCCGATCCTGTACGCCATCTCGGCCGGTACCGTGGACCTGAAAGTCGTTGCCGGTGACGTGGTCAAGAAGGACCAGGAGCTGGCGGTCATCGACAGCCCGGAACTGCGCAGCAAGCTGGCCCAGGAGCAGGCCACCCTGGCCGGCCTGGAAGCCGAGGCCAGCCGCGCCGCGCTGGACGCCACCCTGGCCCGCGCCAAGTCGCGCAAGGAAACCGACCAGGCCACCATCGAGCGGCAGGCCGCCGACCGCGACCTGCAGCGCTACCAGCGCGGTTACGACGGCGGTGCAGTACCGCAGATCGATCTGGCCAAGGCCAAGGACTCGCTGAAGAAGGCCGACATCACCCTGGCCAACGCCACCACCGATGCACGCCTGCAGAGCCAGGGCGCTGACCTGGACGCCCGCAACAAGCGCCTGCTGGCCGACCGCCAGAAGGCGGTGGTGGCCGAGGTGCAGCGCCAGGTGGACGCGCTGACCCTGCGCGCGCCGTTCGACGGCCAGGTCGGCCAGGTGCAGGCCGTCCAGTCCACCAACCTGGCCGCCAATGCGCCCGTGCTGGGCGTGGTCGACCTGTCCAAGTTCGAGGTCGAGATCAAGGTGCCGGAGAGCTTCGCCCGCGACCTGGCGATCGGCATGCCGGCGCAGCTGACCGGCGGCAACGGCAAGCCGTTCCCGGGCGAGATCAGTGCGGTGTCGCCGGAAGTGGTCAACGGCGAGGTCAACGCCCGCGTGCGCTTCGCCAGCGCGCAGCCGGAAGGCCTGCGCCAGAGCCAGCGGATGTCGGTGCGCGTGCTGCTCGACACCCGCAAGGACGTGCTGAAGGTCGAGCGCGGCCCGTTCGTCGAACAGGGCAACGGCATCGCCTACGTGATGGATGGCCGCACCGCAGTGCGGCGTCCGGTGGAACTGGGCGTCAGCAGCCTGGGCGAAGTGGAAATCAAGTCGGGTGTGCAGCCGGGCGACCGCATCGTGGTCTCTGGCAGCGACCTGTTCAAGGACGCCGAACGCGTCTCCGTCAACTGA
- a CDS encoding ABC transporter ATP-binding protein: protein MYMLEMRSVAKVFRTEQVETHALRSLELQVKEGEFVAVTGPSGSGKTTFLNIAGLLETFTSGTYMLDGQDVSTLGDDARSRLRNQKIGFIFQGFNLIPDLNLFDNVDVPLRYRKMSANERRERIEKALSQVGLGSRMKHYPNELSGGQQQRAAIARALAGSPRLLLADEPTGNLDTQMARGVMELLEEINAAGTTIVMVTHDPELAARAQRNVHIVDGQVTDLVREPVLATPPRHIVAVNE from the coding sequence ATGTACATGCTCGAAATGCGTTCGGTCGCCAAGGTCTTCCGCACCGAACAGGTGGAAACCCACGCACTGCGCTCGCTGGAACTGCAGGTCAAGGAAGGTGAGTTCGTCGCCGTCACCGGCCCGTCAGGCTCCGGCAAGACCACCTTCCTCAACATCGCCGGCCTGCTGGAAACCTTCACCAGCGGCACCTACATGCTTGACGGCCAGGACGTGAGCACGCTGGGCGACGACGCCCGCAGCCGCCTGCGCAACCAGAAGATCGGCTTCATCTTCCAGGGCTTCAACCTGATCCCCGACCTGAACCTGTTCGACAACGTCGACGTGCCGCTGCGCTATCGGAAGATGAGCGCCAACGAGCGCCGCGAACGTATCGAGAAGGCGCTGAGCCAGGTCGGCCTCGGCTCGCGCATGAAGCATTATCCGAATGAACTGTCGGGTGGCCAGCAGCAGCGCGCGGCCATCGCGCGTGCGCTGGCCGGCAGCCCGCGCCTGCTGCTGGCCGACGAACCGACCGGCAACCTGGACACACAGATGGCCCGCGGCGTGATGGAACTGCTGGAGGAGATCAACGCTGCCGGCACCACCATCGTGATGGTCACCCACGATCCGGAACTGGCCGCGCGCGCGCAGCGCAACGTGCACATCGTCGATGGCCAGGTGACCGACCTGGTGCGCGAGCCGGTGCTGGCCACCCCGCCGCGCCACATTGTCGCCGTCAACGAGTGA